In Zingiber officinale cultivar Zhangliang chromosome 1A, Zo_v1.1, whole genome shotgun sequence, a genomic segment contains:
- the LOC122008968 gene encoding dirigent protein 22-like produces the protein MASSTFFFFSYFLLVSVAAASPENYLHLRFFQHERILGVANATVVLSVNADNSGLATGFGNVVAYENALRETTDLRAPVIGHSQGLGIGSDRSGASGFTAFSMVFTGGRYNGSSLDIQGIFISQPLLETVSERAIVGGTGRFRGARGYLLSKEIVLTPETLTGQLDAFIKF, from the coding sequence ATGGCATCGTCCacgttcttcttcttctcctacttTTTGCTTGTGTCAGTTGCAGCTGCATCTCCGGAGAACTACCTCCACCTGCGCTTCTTCCAGCATGAGAGAATCCTGGGCGTCGCCAACGCCACGGTGGTGCTGTCGGTGAACGCCGACAACTCCGGCCTGGCCACCGGCTTCGGGAACGTCGTCGCCTACGAGAACGCTCTCCGGGAGACGACCGACCTGAGGGCGCCCGTCATCGGCCACTCACAAGGCCTCGGTATCGGCTCGGACAGGTCCGGCGCCTCCGGGTTCACGGCGTTCAGCATGGTGTTCACCGGCGGCAGGTACAACGGCAGCTCGCTGGACATCCAAGGCATATTCATATCGCAGCCGTTGCTGGAGACGGTGTCGGAGCGGGCGATCGTCGGCGGCACGGGACGGTTCCGAGGGGCTCGAGGGTACCTTCTCAGCAAGGAAATCGTCTTGACGCCGGAAACGCTCACCGGACAGCTCGACGCCttcattaagttttaa